In bacterium, the genomic window GCGTCCGCCTGACCCGGATTGTAGGTGTTCGGGCAGTTGTCACACGCATCGCCCACGCCGTCCTCGTCAGCGTCCGCCTGGTCGGTGTTGGCATGCTTCGGGCAGTTGTCGTTTGCATCAGGGATAGTGTCATTGTCGTCATCAGCATCGCACGCGTCGCCGATGTCATCGTTATCTGCGTCCGCCTGGTCGGCGTTCGCATCGTCGGGGCAATTGTCGCACACGTCGCCGACGCCATCGTCATCGCCGTCCGCCTGATCAGTATTAGGAACGTCCGGGCAGTTTTCCTCAGCATCAGGCACGCCATCTTCGTCTCTGTCGGCCGTCGCCTCATAGTGGTAGCCCATATCCACCGTGCCACTGTCGCAAACAGCGTCCGTTCGCGTCGTGTAAGTGTCCAGCCCCCAGCTCGCCGCTGTGCCGGTGCCTGCATCGACGCAAGGGCTGTCATATTGTTGTTCTTTCTCCTCAGTCGCAGTCTGGCTTAAGTAGTAATCACCCAGTGGCCCTGCCACAAAGAGCGGGTCGCCGCTAATGTTGCCTCGGCCCTTCCAGCCTCCCTCGATGCAGGAGTACGAGATAGTGAATCCACCGTCACCACCAAGCTGGACCCCGCCGTTCGCCCACAGGATGGAATCTGTCACCTTTGCTCGAGATGTAGTGCGGCAGTATATTCCTCCCGCTCCGTTATCGGCGACCGTGCAGTTCTGCACCGTCAAGCCGCTCCTATCCGCGTTGATAAATGCGCCTGCTGCGCCGGCGGCGGTGTTGTGGTGGATCGCGCAGTTGGAGAGTGTTGGAGAGGCCCCGCTGTAACAACGCAGTGCCCCTCCGGCTCCGAGAGTCATATTATACGAAATGTCACAGTCCACGATCCTCGCTGAGCTGCCATCGCAGCACGCGATCCCACCTCCGCCACTTCCGATGTAGTTTGCATCATTCCATGAGATCGTGCACTTCGAAATCAGGGGAGAACTGGTGGCGCACCATATCCCCCCGCCCGACTGGTCAGCCGTATTGAGGGTGATGATACATCCACTGATCGTGCCGGAAGCACTGAACCAGAATATCCCGCCACCGACTGCGGCTGAGCCCTTTGTGATAGTGAAACCGTCGATGGTGACGCCGCTTAGTTGCTGGACCGTCACGACGGACCCTGCCCCGCTGCCGTCAATAGTGGTCACGAACGTCTCCGGGTCGCGATCGCCTGTTCCGCCAGTCTGATAACCGCCGAGAAGCTCAACGTAGCTCTTGAGGGTTATGTTCTCGGTGTAGGTGGCTTCCGCGACGTGGACGGTGTCGGACGATGTGCCCAAACACGCATCGATCCCCTCCTGAATCGCGGTGAACGCGTTAGTCCAGCTGTCACCGTGCCCATCGCCGGTCGCATTTGCGTCAACGTAATAGTCTGCTGCTGTGCCGTAGCCGACGAGGCCGACGGCCAAGGCGACTGAAATCAGCAGTGTGAAAACAAGTTTGCTTCTCATCAAAAAGACCTCCTGTCTTTGTGATTTGCCAATGCCGGCGGCGCCGATAGGCTGTGCGCATAGACGCGCCGTTGACATTAGACGTTTCCGGCTGGTGACAAAACAACTCATCGCCTCGCCATTTGCTGTTTGGTGATTAACGTGCGCTGGGCCTTATTCTCTAGGCATTACCCCTTTCGCTATTCGCCTTCATCTATCAGGCTGCTTCGCATGCAACCTAAGAAAACTCTAAGTGGGGAGAGTCTGGGCGAGCCAACTAGCAGGAGTGAACTTCGAGAGCACTAGGAGCACATTACACGAAACGGAGCTTCAAGAGGCAACTCCGTCCAAACGCTCTTCGCTGCTTGCCCCTGTAGCGCAGAGTTCAGCTCGCCCAAAACCCCCACAAATCTAACTATAACACAAGATAGCTGCCATGTCAAGCACTTTTTTCTTAGGAGAGTTTCCGCTAGTCGAGCCGCTCTGCTACGGGCACCTTAGTGAGAGCAGAACGCATGGCTGGGCCTGATTCTTCGGGAGTCCCCCAGAAATCAGACTGGAGCGGGGAACGTTGCGGCTGCCTCGCGGCTGGAGGGCAGAAGCTCGTGCCCGAAGGGCAGACCATGGGTAGCCGCAGGCGTAGCCTGACGGTGCGAATAGCGCCACAATCCCTCTCCCCGTTGCGTTGCACGCACGGGCTACCCACGGTATCCCCTATCGGGGATTACAGCCTGCACCCCTCCGTTCGCACCCGTTAGGTGAAAGAAGCAGCAACTCGGCCGTCGACATGAACTCCCGTGTCTATGTGGCAGCCAGCTTCAGAGCTCAACTTCAGAAACGATCAATCTGATTATCGGGTGGTTTTGGAGTAGTTGATCCCTGGAGAGTTTTAGGTTAGGTTTGCGCCTCGCCAGAGTTGGGGAGGCGGTCGCTGGCGCGTGTTTCACGTGCTGGAGGAAAGTCCGGACTCCGCAGGGCAGGGCGCTGGGTAACTCCCAGGGGGGGAAACCCCACGGAAAGTGCAACAGAGAGCAGACCGCGAACTCGCCGTGAGGCGAACGCAAGGGTGAAACGGTGAGGTAAGAGCTCACCAGCGGCTCGGGTGACCGGGCTGGCTAGGTAAACCCCGCCCGGAGCAAGACCAAATACAGGGGCGTTTGAGCGCGGCCCGCGCGAGCCCCGGGTGGGTCGCAGGAGGCGTCGGGGAACCGGCGTCCCAGATAAATGGCCGCCGCCCGCCGACGGGTAATCGCCGGCGGGAACAGAATCCGGCTTATCCCTTGCTCTGGCACTACTCTCCGATTGAGAACGTATTGGACTAGCACGCGGTCTTGATGGTCTGCTGCTTGAGCGGTCTGACGCGGTCGTCTATATATATTATAGGGGCATGGTTGAATGCCTTGCCAAGATTCTTGTGCAAATCTAGGGTGAAATGATCTGTTCGCCCGAAGTACAATCAGTGCTCACGGCCTTCTAGTCTCGAAGAAGTCGCGGAGTATCTCTGCACACTCCTGCGCAAGAACGCCACCCCGCACGATAAGCGCGTGATTGCCGGCCTTGACAATACTGTCCCGGGCAAGCAGCCGGACCGCCCCGAACTTCGGCTCCTCGCAGCCAAAGACTATCGTGCCCACCCTTGCCTGAAGCGCCGCACCGAGGCACATGAGGCACGGCTCGGCAGTCGCATATAGAGTCGAGCCTGTCAGCCGCCAACTGCCGGTGAACTGGGCGGCCTGACGAAGCGCCAGTATCTCCGCGTGCGCTGTGGGGTCACAGAGATTCTCCTTGGAATTATGGCCACGACCCAGAATCTGGCCGTCCCTTGCCACGACGGCGCCTATCGGGACCTCACCCTCCGCGAATGCACTCCGTGCCTCGTGTAAGGCT contains:
- a CDS encoding thrombospondin type 3 repeat-containing protein → MRSKLVFTLLISVALAVGLVGYGTAADYYVDANATGDGHGDSWTNAFTAIQEGIDACLGTSSDTVHVAEATYTENITLKSYVELLGGYQTGGTGDRDPETFVTTIDGSGAGSVVTVQQLSGVTIDGFTITKGSAAVGGGIFWFSASGTISGCIITLNTADQSGGGIWCATSSPLISKCTISWNDANYIGSGGGGIACCDGSSARIVDCDISYNMTLGAGGALRCYSGASPTLSNCAIHHNTAAGAAGAFINADRSGLTVQNCTVADNGAGGIYCRTTSRAKVTDSILWANGGVQLGGDGGFTISYSCIEGGWKGRGNISGDPLFVAGPLGDYYLSQTATEEKEQQYDSPCVDAGTGTAASWGLDTYTTRTDAVCDSGTVDMGYHYEATADRDEDGVPDAEENCPDVPNTDQADGDDDGVGDVCDNCPDDANADQADADNDDIGDACDADDDNDTIPDANDNCPKHANTDQADADEDGVGDACDNCPNTYNPGQADADGDGVGDACEEGGADCDIDGDGAEDDLNDVGAYIKTLGLDVLLEVKLVGILKTAQRYFDKNNDDAGCGQLVKFMDEVDGAGEHAEDLSKAVCCINDKEGGLGCENLTDWCSE
- a CDS encoding nucleoside deaminase, with protein sequence MDDESLIKEALHEARSAFAEGEVPIGAVVARDGQILGRGHNSKENLCDPTAHAEILALRQAAQFTGSWRLTGSTLYATAEPCLMCLGAALQARVGTIVFGCEEPKFGAVRLLARDSIVKAGNHALIVRGGVLAQECAEILRDFFETRRP